Genomic window (Mycolicibacterium smegmatis):
GTCGAACCGCAGGTGCCGCAGTTCCGGGTCGGAGATCTCGTCCCATGTGCGCGGCGCGGCAACGGTCGGGTGGTCGCGCCCACGCAGTGAATACGGCGCGATCGTGGTCTTGGCCGCGTTGTTCTGGCTCCAGTCGAGGAACACCTTGCCGGCACGCAGGCTCTTGGTCATGGTCGCGGTGACCAGCTTCGGCATGGCCTGCTCCAACTGCTGCGCGACCCGGCGCGCGAGCACCGACGCCCCGCGTGAGCTGATCGGCTGGGCCAGCGGCACATACAGATGCAGGCCCTTGCTGCCGCTGGTGAGCGGGTACGTCTGCAGCTCCAGGTCGCTCATGAGCTCACGGACCTCGTGGGCCACCTCGCACAACTGCGTCATGGTGACGCCCTCACCGGGATCGAGGTCGAACACGATCCGGGTGGCCGGGCCCTGATCGCCGTCCTCGAACCGCCATTGCGGCACATGCACTTCCAGCGACGCCTGCTGCGCGATCCACGCCAGGCCCTCGCGCGTGTTGATGATGGGGTAGGTCGTGGTGCCCGACTTGTGCGTGATCGAGCCACGTTCCAGCCAGCTCGGCGCCGACGACGCCAGCTGCTTTTCGAAGAACGCCTCTTCCGCGACACCGTTGGGCCAGCGTTTGCGCGTCACCGGCCGTCCCGCGATGTGCGGCAGCATCACCTGCGCGATGCTGAGGTAGTAGTCGAAGACCTCGGCCTTGGTGGTGCCCGTGGCGGGATAGAGCACCTTGTCAGGGTTCGTCAGGCGAACCCGCTCATAGCGCTCCATCCCCCAAGGATGCCTCGTCGCGCCGATTTCTACACCAGGGTCGTGGTGGGCGAGTTATCCACAGCCCTGGTGCAGAAATCGGCGCAGCAGAGAAAGCTAGATCCGCTCGCCGGTGTCCGGGTGGAACAGGTGCACCACGCCGTCGGGCGACTTGCGCAGGCGCACCGTCTGGGCCAGCTTGGGCGCCCGGCGCGGGTTGCAGCGTGCCACGAGTTCGACGCCGGAGCCCGACGCGGCGTGGGTGTAGACGTAGGCCTCGCTGCCCAGGTCCTCCACGAGGTCGACGACCACCTCGACGCGGCCTGACTCCTCGATCTCCAGCTGCTCGGGCCGGATGCCGATGGTGACCTCGGACAGGCCGAGCTGGCTCAGCCGGGTCATCTGGTCGCGTTCGAGCTCAAGGGTGGAGTTGTCGCCCACCCGCACACCGTCGGGGACGATCGGCAGCTTCACCAGGTTCATCGCGGGTGAGCCGATGAAGCCCGCGACGAATTCGTTGACGGGCTTGTCGTACAGCTCGTTCGGGGAGGCGAACTGCTGGAGCTTGCCGTTGCGCAGCACCGCGACGCGATCACCCATGGTCATGGCCTCGACCTGATCGTGCGTGACGTACACCGTGGTGGTGCCGAGCCTGCGCTGCAGCGCGGCGATCTGGGTGCGGGTCTGCACACGCAGCTTGGCGTCGAGGTTGGACAGCGGCTCGTCCATGCAGAACACCTGCGGCTCACGCACGATCGCGCGTCCCATCGCCACGCGCTGGCGCTGACCACCGGAGAGCTTGGCGGGCTTGCGATCCAGGAACTGTTCGAGGTCGAGCAGCTTGGCGGCCTCTTCGACCTTCTTGCGCCGTTCGGCCGCGGGCACGCCACGCAGCTTGAGCGCGAAGCCCATGTTGATCCGCCCCGGCATGTCGGGAGGTTCTCTTATCTGAGTGCCTCCTCGGCATGAGGGTGCCGTTGGCGATGGTAGTAGAGCGCTTCGGCCCGATCGGGGGTCAGGTCCTGGCAGTAGCCGTTGGGTCGCTGACGGTTGTAGAAGGCCACCCATTCGGCGGTCCCCAGCGCCAGTTCGGTGGCACCGGGATAGAGCGGCTGGCGGTCGATGAGTTCGGTCTTGTAGCTGCTGTTCACCGATTCGGCCAGAGCATTATCGAAACTATCCCCGACGGATCCGACTGAAGGCAGGATCCCCTCAGCGGCCAGACGTTCGGTGAACGCGACCGCGGTGTATTGCGAGCCCGCGTCGCTGTGGTGGATAAGTGAATCCAAAGATGCTGCACCCGAACGCTTTCTGGTGTCGATAGCGTGGTCGATCGCATCGGTCACCAGCTTCTGGGTCATCTCGGTAGCCACCTTCCAACCCACGATCTTGCGGGCATAGACATCGGTGACGAACGCCGTGTAGGCCCAGCCGGCACGAGTCCGGCAGTAGGTGAAATCGGCCACCCACAATCGGTCAGGCGCACCGGCGACGAAATTACGCCGGACCCGATCCGGGGCTCGCGTCGCTGCCGGATCGGCGACGGTGGTGCGCACCCGCCGGCGCTTGCACGCACCCCGCCAACCCATCTCCCGCATGACCCGTTCCACGACACAGCGCGATACGTCGATACCATTGGTGC
Coding sequences:
- a CDS encoding IS3 family transposase (programmed frameshift) — protein: MVADLRSETVSEWEAMGRVADLLGVGTAETVRKWVRQAEIDAGSRAGQTSEESEVLRKLRRENAELKRANAILKAASGFLRRRARPALSVVVEFISAHQHMRVGVDGLKWGVESMCAVLSEYGVTIAPSTYYAHRARQGPSKADWADAQVIDAIWQLRQSQSLYRVLGARKTWIVLRTNGIDVSRCVVERVMREMGWRGACKRRRVRTTVADPAATRAPDRVRRNFVAGAPDRLWVADFTYCRTRAGWAYTAFVTDVYARKIVGWKVATEMTQKLVTDAIDHAIDTRKRSGAASLDSLIHHSDAGSQYTAVAFTERLAAEGILPSVGSVGDSFDNALAESVNSSYKTELIDRQPLYPGATELALGTAEWVAFYNRQRPNGYCQDLTPDRAEALYYHRQRHPHAEEALR